In Acidovorax sp. 106, the following proteins share a genomic window:
- a CDS encoding lytic transglycosylase domain-containing protein has product MEGDGVRGDVSLQKEWPLGVSRRACLMAAAAPAGWLAAPGLAHAGGQLEEPLMDSVRTALSSAIANQAPPEPEFFSTESRLGYLRWLGTMSDRLRKRKPEWEVRRDFLQTVWYESKRAGLDVSLVMGLIQVESAFRKFAVSSVGARGYMQVMPFWTRVIGDGDAGKLFHMQTNLRFGCVILRHYIDREQGDLFMALGRYNGSRGKPPYPNAVFSAQRNWVMDSKTAMG; this is encoded by the coding sequence ATGGAGGGTGACGGTGTGCGTGGGGATGTGAGTTTGCAGAAGGAATGGCCGCTGGGCGTGTCTCGGCGGGCTTGTTTGATGGCGGCTGCCGCCCCTGCGGGGTGGCTGGCTGCGCCAGGACTGGCCCATGCGGGAGGGCAGCTCGAAGAGCCTTTGATGGACTCTGTGCGCACCGCCTTGAGTTCTGCCATTGCCAACCAGGCTCCCCCGGAGCCAGAGTTTTTCTCCACCGAGTCACGCCTGGGCTACCTGCGCTGGCTGGGCACGATGAGTGACCGCCTGCGCAAGCGCAAGCCCGAGTGGGAGGTGCGTCGCGACTTCCTGCAAACCGTGTGGTACGAGTCCAAGCGGGCCGGACTGGATGTGTCTTTGGTGATGGGCCTGATCCAGGTCGAGAGCGCGTTCCGCAAGTTCGCAGTCTCCAGCGTCGGGGCCCGGGGCTACATGCAGGTCATGCCGTTCTGGACGCGCGTGATTGGCGATGGCGACGCTGGCAAGTTGTTTCACATGCAGACCAACCTGCGCTTTGGCTGCGTCATCTTGCGCCACTACATTGACCGGGAGCAGGGTGATCTGTTCATGGCCCTGGGGCGCTACAACGGCAGCCGTGGCAAGCCGCCATACCCCAACGCCGTTTTCTCGGCCCAGCGCAATTGGGTGATGGACTCCAAAACAGCCATGGGCTGA
- a CDS encoding hemolysin family protein has translation MTQSLLVIVLLIAASAFFSMAEISLAAARRLRLRQMADEGDPRAERVLRMQEQPGDYFTVVQVGQNAVAILGGIVGEGALSPHFSSLFEVWMAESTAQTAGFMVSFLVITSLFILFADLFPKRLGMAEPERIAVRLAPPMAWCMALLRPLVWFYSRGADALFRLLGLSSLRDERITSDDILAMMEAGARAGVLAAREQQVITNVFELDTRTVSSAMSPRDRVAFFLRDEPDSVIRLRIAAEPFSTYPVCEGDIDHVVGYVDAKDLFQRVLNNQPISLADDSLVRKVLIVPDRLTLSEVLEQFRQVHEDFAVIVNEYSLVVGVVTLNDVMSTVMGDLVVGPADEEQIVQRDDNSWLIDGVTPISDVLRVLALDEPPHAGEYETLAGFLMVMLRRVPRRTDSVTWGGFKFEVLDVDSYRIDQVMVSRQPATEAASATHSNG, from the coding sequence ATGACCCAAAGCCTTCTTGTCATCGTGCTGCTGATCGCAGCCAGTGCTTTTTTCTCCATGGCCGAGATCTCGTTGGCCGCAGCGCGACGCCTGCGCTTGCGCCAAATGGCCGACGAGGGCGACCCCCGTGCCGAACGGGTGCTGCGCATGCAAGAGCAGCCCGGTGACTACTTCACCGTGGTGCAGGTGGGGCAAAACGCCGTGGCGATCCTGGGCGGTATCGTGGGAGAAGGCGCGCTGAGCCCCCACTTCAGCTCATTGTTTGAGGTCTGGATGGCCGAGTCCACCGCGCAGACGGCGGGCTTCATGGTCTCGTTCCTGGTCATCACCTCGCTGTTCATTCTGTTTGCCGACCTGTTCCCCAAGCGCTTGGGCATGGCTGAGCCTGAACGCATCGCTGTGCGGCTGGCCCCACCCATGGCATGGTGCATGGCGCTGCTGCGCCCGCTGGTGTGGTTTTACAGCCGGGGGGCCGATGCGTTGTTCAGGCTGCTGGGCCTGTCGTCGCTGCGCGATGAACGCATCACCTCCGACGACATCTTGGCCATGATGGAAGCAGGTGCCCGCGCAGGTGTGCTGGCCGCACGCGAGCAGCAGGTCATCACCAATGTGTTCGAGCTGGACACGCGCACGGTGTCCAGCGCCATGTCGCCGCGCGATCGGGTTGCGTTCTTCCTGCGCGACGAGCCCGACTCCGTTATCCGCCTGCGCATTGCTGCGGAGCCGTTTTCGACGTACCCCGTGTGCGAAGGCGATATCGACCATGTGGTCGGCTATGTGGATGCCAAGGATTTGTTCCAGCGGGTGCTGAACAACCAGCCGATTTCGCTGGCCGATGACAGCCTGGTGCGCAAGGTGCTCATCGTGCCGGACCGGCTCACGCTGTCTGAAGTGCTGGAGCAGTTCCGGCAAGTGCACGAAGACTTTGCGGTGATCGTGAACGAATATAGCCTGGTCGTTGGCGTGGTGACGCTGAACGATGTGATGAGCACCGTGATGGGCGACCTGGTGGTGGGCCCTGCCGACGAAGAGCAGATTGTTCAACGTGACGACAACTCGTGGCTGATCGATGGCGTGACCCCCATCAGCGATGTGTTGCGCGTATTGGCGCTGGACGAGCCCCCCCATGCGGGCGAGTACGAAACCCTGGCGGGCTTCTTGATGGTGATGCTGCGGCGCGTGCCCCGGCGCACGGACAGCGTGACCTGGGGTGGCTTCAAATTTGAGGTGCTGGACGTGGACAGTTACCGCATCGACCAGGTCATGGTGTCGCGCCAGCCTGCCACGGAAGCGGCCAGCGCCACGCACAGCAATGGCTGA
- a CDS encoding AAA family ATPase — protein MTSHSLVPQSPALHLPVAQMRNVFHPGDVERKLARLQDAGSQREYENLRTVYERMLERGPERFHVKPSGVPDMSGLYELLPNFTEVLDDIKRHVALAQDSSDGLEVTPMLLLGPPGIGKTHFAKHLADLLGTGMNLLPMSSMTAGWLLSGSSAQWKGARPGKVFEALIEGEYANPVIVVDEIDKASSDAQYDPLGALYSLLEHDTAQSFTDEFAEVAIDASQVIWITTANDTRGIPDPILNRMNVFEVEAPSLEQARTIALNLYQNIRHSHDWGRLLDPEPLDDVLDCLARMPPREMRRAWMTGFGNARLDRRSAVEVGDLPKAATARGRMGFVQ, from the coding sequence ATGACCAGCCATAGCCTTGTTCCCCAAAGCCCCGCACTGCACCTGCCGGTGGCCCAGATGCGCAATGTGTTCCACCCTGGAGATGTCGAGCGCAAGCTCGCACGGCTGCAGGATGCGGGCAGCCAGCGCGAATACGAAAACCTGCGCACCGTCTACGAACGCATGCTGGAGCGCGGCCCCGAGCGCTTTCACGTCAAGCCGTCGGGCGTGCCCGACATGAGCGGCCTGTACGAGCTGCTGCCCAACTTCACCGAGGTGCTGGACGACATCAAACGCCACGTGGCGCTGGCACAGGACAGCAGCGATGGCCTGGAGGTGACGCCCATGCTGCTGCTCGGCCCCCCCGGCATTGGAAAAACCCACTTTGCAAAGCACCTGGCCGACCTGCTGGGCACCGGCATGAACCTGCTGCCCATGAGTTCGATGACGGCAGGCTGGCTGCTGTCGGGCTCGTCCGCACAATGGAAGGGCGCACGCCCCGGCAAGGTGTTTGAAGCCCTCATCGAGGGCGAATACGCCAACCCCGTGATCGTGGTGGACGAGATCGACAAGGCCAGCAGCGATGCGCAGTACGACCCGCTGGGCGCGCTCTACAGCCTGCTGGAGCACGACACGGCCCAGAGCTTCACCGACGAATTTGCCGAAGTGGCGATTGATGCCAGCCAGGTCATCTGGATCACCACGGCCAATGACACGCGCGGCATCCCTGACCCCATCCTCAACCGCATGAACGTGTTTGAGGTGGAGGCCCCCTCGCTGGAGCAGGCGCGCACCATTGCCCTGAACCTGTACCAGAACATTCGCCACAGCCACGACTGGGGCCGCCTGCTCGACCCCGAACCACTGGACGATGTGCTGGACTGCCTGGCCCGCATGCCTCCGCGCGAAATGCGCCGGGCATGGATGACAGGCTTTGGCAACGCCCGACTGGACCGGCGATCGGCCGTGGAAGTGGGCGACCTGCCCAAGGCCGCCACCGCACGGGGGCGCATGGGCTTTGTGCAGTAA
- the grxD gene encoding Grx4 family monothiol glutaredoxin codes for MSDTQQRIDTLVKSSDILLFMKGSASFPMCGFSGRAIQILKACGVDPKAVVTVNVLEDDAIRQGIKEYSNWPTIPQLYVKGEFIGGSDIMMEMYESGELKQVLGTEG; via the coding sequence ATGAGCGACACCCAACAACGCATCGACACCCTCGTCAAATCCAGCGACATCCTGCTGTTCATGAAGGGCAGCGCCAGCTTCCCCATGTGCGGCTTCTCGGGCCGTGCGATCCAGATCCTGAAGGCTTGCGGCGTGGACCCCAAGGCCGTGGTTACTGTGAATGTGCTTGAGGACGACGCCATCCGCCAAGGCATCAAGGAATACAGCAACTGGCCCACCATCCCCCAGCTGTACGTCAAGGGCGAGTTCATTGGCGGCTCGGACATCATGATGGAGATGTACGAATCGGGCGAACTCAAGCAAGTGCTGGGCACCGAGGGCTGA
- the prmC gene encoding peptide chain release factor N(5)-glutamine methyltransferase yields MNNTTPTLAHALNQAHTLGLARIDAQLLLLHAVGRPDAGRAWLLAHDTDAMDETVHAQFIALCQRRLAGEPVAYLTGRKEFYGLPLQVDARVLDPRPDTETLVDWALEVIAPQTSPRVVDLGTGSGAIALALQSQRADAQVLAVDASADALAVAQANGERLGLPVRFQRGDWLQGVDGLFDAIVSNPPYIASADPHLAALQHEPLQALASGSDGLDDIRTIVAQAPAHLQPGGWLLLEHGYDQSQPVQALLTAQGFDNVQSRTDLAGIARCSGGQWPTVK; encoded by the coding sequence GTGAACAACACCACCCCCACCCTGGCCCACGCCCTGAACCAGGCCCACACCCTGGGCTTGGCGCGCATCGACGCGCAATTGCTGCTGCTGCACGCCGTGGGCCGCCCCGACGCGGGCCGCGCCTGGCTGCTGGCGCACGACACCGACGCGATGGACGAGACCGTGCACGCCCAATTCATCGCCCTGTGCCAGCGCCGCTTGGCGGGCGAACCGGTGGCCTACCTGACTGGACGCAAGGAGTTCTACGGCCTGCCACTGCAGGTGGACGCGCGCGTGCTGGACCCGCGCCCCGACACCGAAACACTGGTGGACTGGGCACTGGAGGTGATCGCCCCGCAGACATCACCGCGCGTGGTGGACCTGGGCACCGGCAGCGGCGCCATCGCCCTGGCGCTGCAAAGCCAACGCGCCGACGCCCAGGTGCTGGCGGTGGACGCCAGTGCCGATGCCTTGGCCGTAGCGCAGGCCAATGGAGAGCGGCTGGGTTTGCCCGTGCGGTTTCAGCGCGGTGATTGGCTGCAAGGCGTGGATGGGCTTTTTGACGCCATCGTCTCCAACCCGCCCTACATCGCCAGCGCCGACCCGCACCTGGCCGCGCTGCAGCATGAGCCCCTGCAGGCGCTGGCCAGCGGCAGCGACGGGCTGGACGACATCCGCACCATCGTCGCCCAGGCTCCCGCACACCTGCAGCCTGGGGGCTGGCTGCTGCTGGAGCATGGCTACGACCAGTCCCAGCCCGTGCAGGCGCTGCTCACCGCGCAAGGTTTTGACAACGTACAAAGCCGCACAGACCTGGCAGGCATCGCCCGCTGTTCTGGTGGCCAGTGGCCGACAGTGAAATAA
- the prfA gene encoding peptide chain release factor 1 encodes MKPFLRSQLERYAQRLGELDFLLSREDIMSDMAQYRRISVEHAEVTQIAGRYARYQQREADLAGAREMLADPDMAEMAQEEITSAEAELLQLEDELQRLLLPKDPDDARNAFVEIRAGTGGDESALFAGDLTRMYSRYAATVGWKVEVVSENAAELGGYKEIVLRIEGAPGSGPSGSGVYGALKFESGGHRVQRVPATETQGRIHTSACTVAVMPEPDEHEAVKLNPADLRIDTFRASGAGGQHINKTDSAVRVVHLPTGIVAECQDGRSQHANKAKALQVLQARIQEKERSERAAKEAALRKGLIGSGDRSDRIRTYNFPQGRLTDHRINLTLYKLLYVMEGDLGDVLQALAHAREAEQLEELEMGATG; translated from the coding sequence ATGAAACCCTTTCTCCGAAGCCAACTGGAGCGCTATGCACAGCGCCTGGGCGAGCTGGACTTTTTGCTCTCGCGCGAAGACATCATGAGCGACATGGCGCAGTACCGCCGCATTTCTGTCGAACACGCCGAAGTCACGCAGATCGCAGGCCGCTATGCCCGCTACCAGCAGCGCGAGGCCGACCTGGCCGGTGCCCGCGAGATGCTTGCCGACCCGGACATGGCCGAAATGGCGCAAGAAGAAATCACCAGCGCAGAAGCCGAGCTGCTGCAACTGGAAGACGAACTGCAGCGCCTGCTGCTGCCCAAGGACCCGGACGACGCGCGCAACGCGTTTGTGGAAATCCGCGCCGGTACGGGTGGCGACGAATCGGCCCTGTTCGCTGGCGACTTGACCCGCATGTACTCCCGCTACGCCGCCACCGTGGGCTGGAAGGTGGAGGTGGTGAGCGAGAACGCGGCCGAGCTGGGCGGCTACAAGGAAATCGTGCTGCGCATTGAAGGCGCCCCCGGAAGCGGCCCTTCGGGCAGCGGCGTGTACGGCGCGCTCAAGTTCGAGTCTGGCGGCCACCGCGTGCAGCGCGTGCCCGCCACCGAGACGCAAGGCCGCATCCACACCAGCGCCTGCACCGTGGCCGTGATGCCCGAGCCCGACGAGCACGAGGCCGTCAAGCTCAACCCGGCCGACCTGCGCATCGACACCTTCCGCGCATCCGGCGCGGGAGGCCAGCACATCAACAAGACGGATTCGGCCGTGCGCGTGGTGCACTTGCCCACCGGCATCGTGGCCGAATGCCAGGACGGCCGCAGCCAGCACGCCAACAAGGCCAAGGCGCTGCAAGTGCTGCAGGCCCGCATCCAAGAAAAAGAACGCAGCGAACGTGCCGCCAAAGAGGCCGCGCTGCGCAAGGGCCTGATCGGCAGCGGCGACCGCAGCGACCGCATCCGCACCTACAACTTCCCGCAGGGGCGCCTCACGGACCACCGCATCAACCTCACGCTGTACAAACTGCTGTACGTGATGGAAGGCGACCTGGGCGATGTACTGCAGGCCCTGGCCCATGCGCGCGAGGCCGAGCAACTGGAAGAGCTGGAGATGGGCGCCACGGGCTGA
- the hemA gene encoding glutamyl-tRNA reductase: MAVWALGINHTTAPLDLRGRFAFALDQIAPTLHGLRQSLGTSGSHPGVETAIISTCNRTEIYCAGQQAALDHTLGWLAHSGGVSPALLRSHSYTLEDSLVARHAFRVASGLDSMVLGEAQILGQMKDAVRAAETAGALGTTLNQLFQRSFAVAKEVRSSTEIGAHSISMAAAAVRLAGQLFEDISETKILFVGAGEMIELCATHFAAKNPKAIAIANRTLERGEKLASRFGGEVMRLADLPERLHEFDAVISCTASSLPIIGLGAVERALKKRRHRPMFMVDLAVPRDIEPEVKALGDVYLYTVDDLATVVQTAQANRQAAVAQAEAIIDAGVQSFMHWMELRSPAGAAGGVVPLIQQLNAQTDEWRAAEIARAKKLLAKGEDVDAVLEALSRGLTQKMLHGTLAELRAGDAEMRAQTAQTVSRLFLRSQSKNGQ, encoded by the coding sequence ATGGCAGTCTGGGCCCTCGGCATCAACCACACCACCGCGCCGCTCGATCTGCGCGGCAGGTTTGCGTTCGCGCTCGATCAGATCGCTCCCACGCTGCACGGTTTGCGCCAGTCCTTGGGCACCTCCGGCAGCCACCCGGGGGTGGAAACCGCCATTATCTCCACCTGCAATCGCACCGAAATTTACTGCGCTGGCCAGCAGGCTGCGCTGGACCACACGCTGGGCTGGCTGGCCCACAGCGGCGGTGTAAGCCCCGCGTTGCTGCGCTCGCACTCCTACACCCTGGAAGACAGCCTCGTCGCGCGCCACGCCTTCCGCGTGGCCAGTGGACTGGATTCGATGGTGCTGGGCGAGGCCCAGATTCTGGGCCAGATGAAGGACGCCGTGCGCGCCGCCGAAACGGCTGGCGCCCTGGGCACCACGCTCAACCAGCTCTTTCAGCGCAGCTTTGCTGTGGCCAAAGAGGTGCGCAGCAGCACCGAAATCGGCGCACACAGCATCAGTATGGCGGCGGCGGCTGTGCGCCTGGCAGGCCAGCTGTTTGAAGACATCTCCGAGACCAAGATTTTGTTCGTCGGCGCGGGCGAGATGATTGAGCTGTGCGCCACGCACTTCGCCGCCAAGAACCCCAAAGCCATTGCCATTGCCAACCGCACGCTGGAGCGCGGCGAAAAGCTCGCCAGCCGCTTTGGCGGCGAGGTGATGCGCCTGGCCGACTTGCCTGAGCGCCTGCACGAGTTCGACGCCGTCATCAGCTGCACCGCCAGCAGCCTGCCCATCATCGGCCTGGGCGCGGTGGAACGCGCTTTGAAGAAGCGCCGCCACCGCCCCATGTTCATGGTGGACTTGGCTGTGCCGCGCGACATCGAGCCTGAGGTCAAGGCCCTGGGCGATGTGTACCTCTACACCGTGGACGATCTGGCCACCGTGGTGCAAACCGCACAGGCCAACCGCCAAGCCGCCGTAGCACAGGCCGAGGCGATCATCGACGCGGGCGTGCAGAGCTTCATGCACTGGATGGAGCTGCGCAGCCCCGCAGGCGCAGCAGGTGGCGTGGTGCCGTTGATCCAGCAGCTCAATGCGCAAACGGACGAGTGGCGCGCCGCTGAGATCGCACGCGCCAAGAAGCTGCTGGCCAAGGGCGAGGACGTGGATGCCGTGCTCGAAGCGCTCTCGCGCGGGCTGACACAAAAGATGCTGCACGGCACCTTGGCCGAACTGCGCGCTGGCGACGCCGAAATGCGCGCCCAGACGGCCCAGACCGTCTCGCGCCTGTTCCTGCGCTCGCAAAGCAAAAACGGCCAGTAG
- a CDS encoding tripartite tricarboxylate transporter substrate binding protein, with protein sequence MKPLRALLTAAAFACAATVHAFPTKPVRIVVGFPAGGPLDQHARLLSDKLQTVLGQPVVMDYKSGAGGTVGAQEVMKSPADGHTIMLANTGVMVINPALYSKLPYATLKDFVPVARTAMQPLALLVNPNVPAKNLQEFMVYAKARPGQVNFGSAGNGGISHLVPEMFKSATGLFMVHIPYRGSAPAFTDLMAGQVQFMAESIPQAASYHKQGKVRALAVTSRERNPALPDVPTVIESGIKGFEVVGFYGFLAPAGTPKEAVNKLSDAFKQVLQMPDVRNRMVSQGAAPAFMGADDFAAFLAAEMPRWAEVVKKSGAKLD encoded by the coding sequence ATGAAGCCCCTTCGCGCTTTGCTCACTGCCGCTGCATTTGCTTGTGCGGCCACGGTGCACGCCTTCCCCACCAAACCTGTGCGCATCGTCGTGGGCTTTCCTGCCGGAGGGCCGCTGGACCAGCATGCGCGCTTGCTGTCTGACAAGCTGCAAACCGTGCTGGGCCAGCCTGTGGTGATGGACTACAAATCGGGCGCCGGGGGCACGGTGGGCGCACAAGAGGTGATGAAGTCACCGGCCGACGGGCACACCATCATGCTGGCCAACACGGGGGTGATGGTCATCAACCCTGCGCTGTACAGCAAGCTGCCCTACGCCACGCTCAAAGACTTTGTGCCCGTGGCCCGCACGGCCATGCAGCCGCTGGCCTTGCTGGTCAACCCCAACGTGCCCGCCAAGAACCTGCAGGAGTTCATGGTCTATGCCAAGGCGCGTCCAGGCCAGGTCAACTTTGGCTCCGCAGGCAACGGCGGCATCAGCCATTTGGTGCCCGAGATGTTCAAGTCCGCCACGGGCCTGTTCATGGTGCACATCCCTTACCGTGGCAGCGCCCCCGCTTTTACCGACCTGATGGCCGGGCAGGTGCAGTTCATGGCCGAGAGCATTCCGCAGGCCGCCTCGTACCACAAGCAGGGCAAGGTGCGCGCCCTGGCCGTGACGAGCCGCGAACGCAACCCCGCGTTGCCCGATGTGCCCACCGTGATCGAGAGCGGCATCAAGGGCTTTGAGGTGGTGGGGTTCTACGGCTTTTTGGCCCCGGCAGGCACGCCCAAGGAGGCGGTGAACAAGCTCAGCGATGCGTTCAAGCAGGTGCTGCAAATGCCGGACGTGAGGAACCGCATGGTCAGCCAGGGCGCCGCCCCAGCTTTCATGGGCGCTGATGATTTTGCGGCCTTCCTGGCCGCTGAGATGCCGCGCTGGGCCGAGGTGGTGAAGAAGTCAGGCGCGAAGCTCGATTGA
- the ugpQ gene encoding glycerophosphodiester phosphodiesterase, translating into MHTPWPYPHWIAHRGAGKLAPENTLAAFRLGAQHGYRMFECDAKLSADGVPFLLHDATLERTTNGKGTGSDLPLGALAQLDAGSWHSRTYAGEAVPTLEALARFCLANGYFLNIEIKPTPGQEEQTGRVVGETATRLWQGQTVPPLFSSFKPEALAGAQATAAHIPRALLIDALWDGCLDEARHLGCVAIVCNHALWDAALVAQVKALGMRTLSYTVNDEWAAQRLINLGTDGIITDRVDLFSPAAP; encoded by the coding sequence ATGCACACACCCTGGCCCTACCCCCACTGGATTGCCCACCGCGGCGCTGGCAAGCTGGCCCCTGAAAACACCCTGGCCGCCTTCCGCCTGGGCGCACAGCACGGCTATCGCATGTTCGAGTGCGACGCCAAGCTCAGCGCCGACGGCGTGCCCTTCTTGCTGCACGACGCCACGCTGGAGCGCACCACCAATGGCAAGGGCACAGGCAGCGACCTGCCTCTGGGCGCTCTGGCGCAGTTGGACGCCGGCAGCTGGCATTCGCGCACCTATGCAGGCGAGGCGGTGCCCACACTCGAAGCCCTGGCGCGCTTTTGCCTGGCCAACGGTTACTTTTTGAACATCGAGATCAAGCCCACGCCCGGCCAGGAAGAGCAGACGGGCCGCGTGGTGGGCGAGACCGCCACACGCCTGTGGCAAGGCCAGACCGTGCCGCCCCTGTTCTCGTCCTTCAAGCCCGAAGCGCTGGCCGGTGCACAAGCCACAGCCGCGCACATTCCACGCGCCCTGCTGATCGATGCGCTGTGGGACGGCTGCCTGGACGAAGCCCGCCACCTGGGCTGCGTGGCCATCGTGTGCAACCACGCGCTGTGGGACGCAGCGCTGGTCGCACAGGTCAAGGCCCTGGGCATGCGCACCCTGAGCTACACCGTCAACGACGAATGGGCCGCGCAGCGCCTGATCAATCTGGGCACCGACGGCATCATCACCGACCGCGTGGACCTGTTTTCGCCCGCCGCGCCCTAG